The Cardiocondyla obscurior isolate alpha-2009 linkage group LG26, Cobs3.1, whole genome shotgun sequence genome includes the window GTGCCGGGGGCTTCCAAACGTGGCGAGCACATCGACAACGAGATCATGCTGCGCGACAACGTCGTCGTGGCACGCGACaggaaacatattttaattggTAAGGAAGCCTATAACTTAAAGGGCAATAAAAACCTCGGGGGCAACGATCTACTCTTGCAGCAGCTGCAGCCGGTGCCCGTGAAACCTGCGGTTACTTTGGATCAAGGTACTggaagttttaattttattaggcTCGTTATTAGACTGCCAGGTTGATATATGtagtcaaattatttttttaatagatttggATGAATTGGGCATGGTGAAAAACTTGGACGATCaacgaaagagagacagaggcTATAAGGATTATGCTTTCAATGTTCTAATATCCGATAATCTCGGTGTGCGAAGAAATATACCGGATACAAGGCACAAACTATGTGGAGCACAAAAGTATCCCACCAATTTACCAAATGCtagtataattatatgtttttataaCGAGCATTATATGACTCTGTTGAGATCCTTGCATTCTGTGCTCGAGAGAACGCCAACTGAGTTCCTACATGAAATTGTCTTGGTGAATGATTATAGCGACAGCGATACATTACACGAGAAGGTAAAAGTATATATCAGAAACAATTTCGACGACAGAGTACGCCTGTTTAAGACTGAGAGGAGAGAAGGTTTGATCAGAGCTCGGGTGTTCGGAGCTAGCAAAGCAACCGGCAAAGTTTTGATTTTTCTCGACAGTCATATAGAAGTAAACGAAATGTGGATAGAACCGCTTCTTTCAAGAATTGCTTATTCAAAAAATATCGTACCGATGCCAGTGATCGATATTATAAACGCAGATACGTTTCAATATACCGGGAGTCCGTTGGTAAGAGGCGGATTTAACTGGGGTCTTCATTTTAAATGGGACAATTTGCCACTTGGGACATTAAAACATGAAGATGATTTTGTAAAGCCCATTAagtaaatacttttatatgtatacccGTATTAATTAtgtctaattaataaaaaaaaaataaaaatttaacacttTATATAAATAGATCACCGACTATGGCTGGAGGATTGTTTGCTATCGAcagagaatattttataaaaatgggAGAATATGATACCGGCATGGACGTTTGGGGTGGAGAGAAtcttgaaatatcatttcgagtaaatattaattatacttgtTCTTCtgtattgtttttaatattcattttcttaatggcaaataatattaatttctttttaggtATGGATGTGCGGCGGTAGCATTGAACTTATTCCTTGTTCACGCGTGGGTCATGTATTCAGAAGACGACGGCCGTACGGCTCGGATGATCCACATAACACGATGTTAAAAAATTCCTTGCGAGTCGCGCACGTATGGATGGATGAatataaagattattttctaAAGAATGTTAAAGCTATTGATTACGGCGATATCTCAGAGCGATTAGCATTACGACAAagattaaattgtaaaacatttgGCTGGTACTTGAAAGTGGTTTATCCCGAATTAACATTGCCAGATGACACAGAAAAGCGAGTGAAAGATAAATGGGCTAAGCTTGATCAAAAACCAATGCAACCTTGGCattcgagaaagagaaattatacCGATCAGTATCAAATAAGACTTGCAAATACCGTACTCTGTATTCAAAgtgaaaaagatattaaaactAAAGGTTCGAGGCTTATTTTAATGCCTTGTTTAAGAATTAAGTCACAGGTAggttattattactttaaaaaatgttttatgttattttttttttattctacatgCATATTTTTGTAGATGTGGTACGAGACTGATAAAAACGAATTAGTACTTGGTCAGATGCTTTGCATGGAAGGCGCtgaaaaaattccaaaacTTGGAAAATGTCACGAGATGGGAGGAAGCCAAGATTGGCGTCATAAGCGTATTGTAAGATACTttgatttgatttaattttttttttttttttttttttttttagcacacagtgaaaattttaattttaatctatcGTGTTACAGAATGGTACCCCTATCTACAACATGGCAACAGGAACCTGCTTAGGTGCAATGCGCGATGTAAGAAATATTCCTCTCGTCATGGAtttatgtacaaaattaaatatctcgctGATTACGTGGGATCTCATTCGATCAAAAATTCCAATGAAGGAAGTCAGATGACATAGAAAGAAAAGTCgtaaaaataggaaaaaaaatcccgaGGATTGGCTTGGAAAAAAATGGTAGAtcctttaataaattgtatgtactaaaaaaaaaaaaaataattgcaattagaAATCAAATATTTCACACAAGTTACTTTAATGTAGTCTCGCCTGATATGAaagagattaagaaattaaacgaaaaaagctctaaaacaattgaaagtattataattatatagaaaatatgaCAAAAAGATGTATCTATCGAATATGTATAGGTGCAAatgttaataacttttatttgcgTTGTATATTGAATAAGTTCTTTATGTACacttgttaaaattttatatcacgtTTACGTTAGGTTGTGACAGTGCtctctatattttatattttttttgcaatgttATAAAAACCGTCTATTGACAAATGCACAAAGATTTTTGTAAAACCAttgtttatatttataaaatgtatttatatataattatatttgtatataatttttacattaaaaataaaataaaaattctctaAACCTtgttttaattactaaataatttctcttttttttaatagtttttgctgaattttattttttaattttgccgcgcgacattttttttacgcacgcGATGAACGAAACGGAAGTTATCGGGGTTTAGAAGGCTGGCGCACGCGTAAAAGGCGTTCCGAATATTCCGATCCCATCGAAATCAAGAACATTGGTCGGTTTTGCCATCTAACGGTACTTTTCACGGATCCTGCTTTTCGCTAGCGCTAAACCGTTTTTTCTAGCATGCACTGACGCCACTGGCTAGCATGTCTCTCATGTTTCTCGTCGCTTCTCGTGCTAAATGATTCTGTATTCGATTGCGCTGGATCGTCGTTTGCCGTTATTCGAGACGCCTTGTCCTTTTTCAAGAACAAATGGATGTGGACTGTCTCGCGCAAGCTTGTGAAATGCAAATTTCCCGTGGGACAcgtagaaatatttctttctttattttcacctGATATAAGGTATTCGGGgagagaataattaaaacgtaacaGGGTAAGTGTTTAATTGCATATCTCGCTGAACCAAATACTCGTCTCGGTCTGAAACGCTTGTCAAATATTCACATTGATATTCCTAATGTAGTGTAACTGAATAATTGCCTAGCAGAAACACCTCAAAGTTTGGTACGTCCTGAGCTTTTCCTGCAAGGACAATGGCATCGCGAGAAGCGCAAGATTTTCACATGGCATACGATATGCATGAAAAGTTGAATTGCTTAGGTGTGACGGAAAATGCAGTTAGCCTGAATAAGGTATTTATTCCTATTTTCTTTGATCAAAATTAAAGTGTGTCCTTAAACTTGTTTTGGacttgtaatttatattacttgcATTATTTTCGTACGTAAAGAAAggtatttattaagaaaatttttttaattttttttaggaggATGCCCTTTATATACAATCGTTGGTCGATCAAGCATTGGAACTGATTGATCCTACTCCTAATATTCACACACTGTTTGTACAATTCAATGCAAGATTCTTCAAGAATCGCTTGTCGTCTGTTGAAGTTAAATGGAGCAACAAAATGAAGtggtaagtattttttatgattttgatatgaaataatttgtaattcagttattatttgtatgattttttttatgctattGTTTATAGTGCTGCTGGAATTTGTACCTTTCACGCACGTAATAAAGAATGTGTGATATCGCTCAGTGCACCACTACTTAAGCTTAGGCCAAGAAAGGATCTTGTAGAAACCTTACTGGTAAATTtctcaataaataaatgtaagactgataaaaatatacattattgtacattaataatttttttttttgttaaattagcATGAGATGATCCATGCATATTTATTCTTAACAAATAATGACCGAGATCGAGATGGTCATGGACCTAATTTCCGTGAACACATGCACCGGATAAATAAAGAAGCAGGAACCAATATAACGGtgagttaataatttttttatctttacatttaatcaatttaatgcATAATAGCAACAAAATagctatttttaaattatatataaatttctaaaacaaGAATTTGCCGTGATCACACTTTCgtatttgtaaaatacatttttttttctgaaactcttttatgtaaaataaatacagatTTATCACAACTTTCACGACGAAGTAAAGTTGTACAGACAACATTGGTGGAAATGTAATGGACCTTGTCAACATAAGCCACCATTCTTTGGAACAGTTCGGCGAAGTATGAATCGTCCGCCTGGCCCATCAGATTACTGGTGGCCTGAACACCAGCAAAGGTGCAATGGCCAATTTATAAAGATCAAAGAACCAGAGAATTTTAAATCGCGCTCAAAACAAAATGATAAATCAAAACCGATATTAAAGAATAAGAAACCAAACAGAAACATAACAGAGTGGTTTACGAAAAACATTCCGACGATGGATAAAGTTATACCTACGTCTTCGAAGATTCTTAATAATAGCGACTCTAATAAACTATTTACTCGAACGGAGAATGATAAACCTAGCACTAGTAAAGACAATGGTGGTACAAATTCATCTTGCGCTGTGAATGAGAAAGATACTCAAAATGTGGGAATGAAAAAACTTGGCAGCTTTAGTAATAACGTACATGGCTGGGGTATTAGTGGCCCAAGTGATTCGAGCGGCTCGGGTGGAAATGTAAAAAACGATAATGCAAATAATGTTTCTAAGAATCCTAAGTTTTCTTGTTCCGGTGTTCTTGGAGGCAATAATAACGGCCGAAGTAATCTCTTGACCAAATTCAAACATATTAACGACGATGAGAATCATCGATGCGAATCAGTTAGACGAGATTCATATTCGGATTCGTCGTTAGCCGCGGGACAAGAGTTCGTCAATAATCCAGTCTTAAATCTAAGTCAACCGAGAAATAATTCCGTACCTTGCCCTATGTGTAACATACCTATGactttagaaaatatttatagacaTATAGACTCATGCCTAATAAACGATAATACGTCATTAATCGAtgaaattaacaataatattaataataataataacaatgaaGAATTAATGCTGCCTATTCGAACGTTTTCGACATCGGTGGCGGAAAATCCTGTTGATGCAAATACATTTTCTAACAAGCGTTTAAGATTGGATAATTCGAACGAAACGATTGATTACGTTACTTGTCCcgtttgtaataaaagattgCCAGCCACGGATATTAATCAGCATCTCGATGAATGTTTATTAGAAGCGGATACAGCTCGTAAAGCTGCCATTCCCTCCACTTCTCGTGCATCGTACGACGATAGCGTAATCACCATAAACAGTTCCTCTAATTCCGATTTGGATAGTTCCGTATTGACTGAGGATTCTAAGTTACAACCTTGCGCAAGTACTAGCATTTGTAAAAGCGACGCAGTAAATTCTGAACGAAAGTGTTTAGTTTGCAATGCACAAATTGCACCTGAATTATCATTAAATGAACATCTCGAGGAATGTATTGGAAGTGTCTTTAACGACGATACAATGACAACGGATGATAATGAGGACGATAATGACGATACGCTTGctatagaaaataattccACGGAAAATAAATATCCTTGTCCAGTATGTATGCAGATAATATCAGAAAATCTTATGAACCAGCATTTAGATATGTGCCTTAAAAACGAATAAGTGGtcttgtaaaacaaaaaagagcaACAATGCACTATTTTGCGGATGATAACGAaatgtcctttttttttatcttttaacaaatatcttttcatatgtataatattcatttttgcatatcgcgattttatatgagacagaaataaaaaaggaatGTAACGCTgaacaagaaaattattaaaatataaatatgtaatttaaaattatctttgtATATTACTcatcatttattaaatagaaatttgaaGTATATTATGACGAAACCTGTGTTACTAAAGAGAAGGCACAATTTACATGCCAAGTGTAATTATCAACATGTAATCTGTATGTAATGTACTtgcatgtataattttatagcaTAAGATCTTTAACAGTTAAGactggtttaaaaaaaagaaaaaaaaaagctagattatttatataaaaatcgttacataaaattcttagtgttattttttaataaatagtaaaCAATAAACTAAGGCTAGTAATCAGCTAAAATCTAGAGCTTTAATCATTTAgtcatttaaaattagaatatgtTTAGTGCTACGTATCATTTgctaaactttatattttataacagaaaaaaaaaaaaaataataaaacagcaCACTGAGAGGCAGATATAATATTTGCTGCGGCTACGGTAGCTGGTATATGTGTAGTATGTAGTAGTGGTATGTGTATGtactcaccgtcaggaatggcgttcgtggtgctgcgacggcggctagtgTACGTGACCTTggcgtggtgctgcgacggcggctagcgtacgtgatcttggcgtggggtgcgtcgaatctcacacgaagcgcgcgcgcgtagatgtgttgcagagcaccggtcacagaggactgagggggaacgcggcctactacacctccccgcaCTCCGCGGCCGAGAGTGggagaagtcacgtacgcGAGCCGCCGCTCGCAGCAAATGTCATACCTGCCTCTCAATGTACGATAGATGATTGTGAATCGTTCAAATGTTCGGTTTGTAACCAGCATTTGTTCATTAACAATTCATTTAACAACTGGactgatttaataaataataagaataaagatttaattaatcaactgACCTAACGGCCGAATAATTCGAGCTCTAATTGCGTAATTATATAGatacctcttttttttttgtactgtACTATCGaacattaaaaagtatattaaaaatgaatataaagttatttcacgatattattaatgtgttacaattatatacgtatatcttTTACTGAGTAAGTtacaatttttcatataatcTGTCGACGTTAGGGTGATCGAGTGTGCATATTCCACAACTAAATTCTAACACATGGTTGGAGAAAAAGAGTAGAACTTGTTCCTGAGTCCAGTGCATGtatagtaaaatattaggTAGCAAAATATCGATTGCCTTGTCGCCCATTTTAATCCTAGAtacaaataacatttttttttttttttttgtactacAATTAACGAtcaaaaagatatataaatcaataatataaaaaatttattttaaatataaaattacctaTGTAAACTGGATTTTACACGTTATCAATTTgcttatttaatattaaatgttaattttcttaCCTCTTTGTTCCTAGTGTATGAAATGTATAATCGGATTGCAGTTGTATATGTGATGTAGCATTATAGAGGATCACTCTGTCCTCGTCAGCTATAATCTGTGTAGTTCCCGATTCATCAGTTAAATTAACGTTGATCCCATGTACACCGTTAACTACTGTTAATGCAAGTCTAGGATTTTCGTCATAACATTGCCCGAGTAATATCATTTCGTTGTTTTCAGCGAAATTGTAAATCCTGTTGTACGCCGACTTTATAGAATCCGATGTTATGATGCATGTGcctaaattataaaaaaaaaaaatatatatatatatatatatattatatataaattaagtaatcTGTAATACTTTATGTCGTAAAATACATTGtcgtatacatatttatcatCATATTTATCGCATTCAtcaatattcaaaaatttattttaaaataattgctgtAATGCTGTTACGTACTAGAGAACATTTTAAGTAAAGGTATCTCCATATACTTATGAATTCTCGTTCGTGTCAAGAAAAGATCAATGTAGTGAGGATTATATTCAACTGCAACTTTGTCCCCGTTAAGTTGCAGTTCACCGATGTTTGATTCTTTCGGAAAAATCGCAGTTATTGCAAGTTCCTCGGACTTTCTCGCAATACTGCTATTTCCACCAATAAGATCGTACAAAGCATACATTTTCCAGATTAATTTGGATAAACTCTCTGGCAACTGAAGGTTTTAttacaagtttaattattatatcgttaACATATTTGCATGTGAAGTTTTATGAACCTTTTACGACTCACGTTTTCGTATTGTGCAGTTACTTTATATTTCCGTAAAGTTGACAATTCTTTCGATACTTCGTAGCAAGAATTTGTATAAGGcacagttttcttttctgcaaattcttttttgcatTCGCTATAAGGCCATTTTGGTCTTTTACTCTCCTCGAGCTGTTCCGTGCTGATTTCACCAATTAAATTCATCGATATAGAGGATCCACTGCATTTTCCTTTCATAGTATCGGACAGTCCCCAAACGATACTTAATTTAACGCGAGAAGAATCACTTGGTTCGTTGTTCAAAATTTCCCACTGCCACGGCACGTGTCTTTCAATCTCTACGCAAAACTAAATCAatcgataaatcaatttcggttacatttaatattattctattCTGTGTGATATCTAAATTTACCTTCAATATGCGTTCACCAGGCACAATCTTAGTGGCCTTAAATTTTATCACATCCGATAACCAACTAGTGGTTTCATATAATGCAGCTATGTTCCATTGATGAAGAATTTGCGAAGATCGTAAGTCCTGGTGTGTTAGAGATAATATATGACGATTTTCACTTTTCAAATATTCTAATCtcgtctaataaaaaaaaaaaaatactggatattaatttctttcttcgtgGATATAGGAGCAAGcttctctatttttattattttttttttttttatataatattttacctgGGACGGTCCAGATTTGAGTACTTCTACATAAGCAGCTAGTCCGCAACTACCTTTTGGTGGTACATAAGTAAAGTAATCCAATAGATGTAATCCAATTAATGCAAACTTAATGTTCGGCCATATCCTATAATTTTCagaatgatttttttaagacatATTTTgtgatacattaaaaatatgttaatttagTATATACAGATAAATATAGATGATTGTAAATGATACATTACTGATAATTGCTTTGATGAGAGGACCAAACATCGTTAATTAATGTCTCATGCGATAACGTGCTCTCgcaatcaaatatttttacttgtagTCTGCCACCTAATTCGGGAAGTCCAATGTTAAGAACATTTATCGTCTAtacaagaaagaaagagataaaaaagaaaaccgtagtgtatatataaatttaaatagcgAAATAGACGCTACgtgtatgaaataataattacctgCAAATTAGAGGACGGCGATTTTACAACTGCGTGCGATAAAGAGCACGAACGACAAATCTGAAACACCTTTGATCGAGCATTGGCACCTTTTATGCTTGTCAGTGTTTTAGCATGTATTGTAATTCCCGTTTTAACATGTTCTGCAACAGAAATTTCGTACATATAGACAAATcgtcaaaatttaaatttaaattataaatcgtcaaaatttaaattatatacatgaTCGATACCTTCTAAGGTGTCGTATGAAATAAATGGTCGTTCATCTAGTCCAAGTGTAATGTTAATAGGAAGATATCCATGTAAAGACTGAACTCT containing:
- the Mh gene encoding DNA-dependent metalloprotease dvc-1, which codes for MASREAQDFHMAYDMHEKLNCLGVTENAVSLNKEDALYIQSLVDQALELIDPTPNIHTLFVQFNARFFKNRLSSVEVKWSNKMKCAAGICTFHARNKECVISLSAPLLKLRPRKDLVETLLHEMIHAYLFLTNNDRDRDGHGPNFREHMHRINKEAGTNITIYHNFHDEVKLYRQHWWKCNGPCQHKPPFFGTVRRSMNRPPGPSDYWWPEHQQRCNGQFIKIKEPENFKSRSKQNDKSKPILKNKKPNRNITEWFTKNIPTMDKVIPTSSKILNNSDSNKLFTRTENDKPSTSKDNGGTNSSCAVNEKDTQNVGMKKLGSFSNNVHGWGISGPSDSSGSGGNVKNDNANNVSKNPKFSCSGVLGGNNNGRSNLLTKFKHINDDENHRCESVRRDSYSDSSLAAGQEFVNNPVLNLSQPRNNSVPCPMCNIPMTLENIYRHIDSCLINDNTSLIDEINNNINNNNNNEELMLPIRTFSTSVAENPVDANTFSNKRLRLDNSNETIDYVTCPVCNKRLPATDINQHLDECLLEADTARKAAIPSTSRASYDDSVITINSSSNSDLDSSVLTEDSKLQPCASTSICKSDAVNSERKCLVCNAQIAPELSLNEHLEECIGSVFNDDTMTTDDNEDDNDDTLAIENNSTENKYPCPVCMQIISENLMNQHLDMCLKNE
- the Pgant35a gene encoding polypeptide N-acetylgalactosaminyltransferase 35A, translated to MTSTRYVSFLSGIVIASLTWAFSLYLYSRLSQNVITASPTILVPGASKRGEHIDNEIMLRDNVVVARDRKHILIGKEAYNLKGNKNLGGNDLLLQQLQPVPVKPAVTLDQDLDELGMVKNLDDQRKRDRGYKDYAFNVLISDNLGVRRNIPDTRHKLCGAQKYPTNLPNASIIICFYNEHYMTLLRSLHSVLERTPTEFLHEIVLVNDYSDSDTLHEKVKVYIRNNFDDRVRLFKTERREGLIRARVFGASKATGKVLIFLDSHIEVNEMWIEPLLSRIAYSKNIVPMPVIDIINADTFQYTGSPLVRGGFNWGLHFKWDNLPLGTLKHEDDFVKPIKSPTMAGGLFAIDREYFIKMGEYDTGMDVWGGENLEISFRVWMCGGSIELIPCSRVGHVFRRRRPYGSDDPHNTMLKNSLRVAHVWMDEYKDYFLKNVKAIDYGDISERLALRQRLNCKTFGWYLKVVYPELTLPDDTEKRVKDKWAKLDQKPMQPWHSRKRNYTDQYQIRLANTVLCIQSEKDIKTKGSRLILMPCLRIKSQMWYETDKNELVLGQMLCMEGAEKIPKLGKCHEMGGSQDWRHKRINGTPIYNMATGTCLGAMRDVRNIPLVMDLCTKLNISLITWDLIRSKIPMKEVR